Proteins found in one Amycolatopsis aidingensis genomic segment:
- a CDS encoding DUF222 domain-containing protein, with protein MTRTFGIDTSRMSEEELLTALGDLEQQRRADYARELAVLAELDGRDTANQNGYRDLPVLTREILRVNAYDARQRVAHARAVVRRHGPGGIPLEPDLPEVGAAAAEGVIGPEHIETIRATVARFPQPVSLPDREHAEALLTKAAREYEPHTVTALGKEILARLDQDGTPPSEEELARPERSLDWRETRGVRLRGTFELDAETAAVLTGLIEPRAKPASTTEEPDRRSKFQRQGDAFADVLRVAAGCPEEGPTEAGEPFTVMVTVTLEDLKHGTGYGLLHGQESYSAAQIRRMACDAYVVPAVLGSKGEILDIGQRTRAVPLAIRRALVPAGPRMRFPGMPEKTQAMRRPSRDPRAP; from the coding sequence GTGACCAGGACCTTCGGCATCGACACCTCCCGCATGAGCGAGGAGGAACTCCTGACCGCGCTGGGCGACCTCGAACAGCAGCGGCGAGCCGACTATGCCCGCGAGCTGGCGGTCCTGGCCGAACTCGACGGCCGCGACACCGCGAACCAGAACGGCTACCGCGACCTGCCGGTGTTGACCCGGGAGATCCTGCGGGTCAACGCCTACGACGCCCGCCAGCGCGTGGCCCACGCCCGTGCGGTGGTACGGCGGCACGGCCCCGGCGGGATACCCCTGGAACCCGACCTCCCCGAAGTCGGCGCCGCCGCGGCCGAGGGCGTGATCGGGCCGGAGCACATCGAGACCATCCGCGCCACCGTGGCCCGGTTTCCGCAGCCGGTCAGCCTGCCCGATCGGGAGCATGCCGAGGCGCTGTTGACCAAGGCGGCGCGGGAGTACGAACCCCACACCGTCACCGCGCTGGGTAAAGAGATTCTGGCGCGGCTGGACCAGGACGGCACCCCACCGAGCGAGGAGGAACTCGCCCGGCCGGAACGGTCCCTGGACTGGCGCGAAACCCGCGGCGTACGACTCCGCGGCACCTTCGAGCTGGACGCCGAAACCGCGGCAGTGTTGACCGGGCTGATCGAACCCCGGGCGAAACCCGCCAGCACCACAGAGGAGCCGGACCGGCGCAGCAAGTTCCAGCGGCAAGGGGACGCGTTCGCCGACGTGCTGCGCGTCGCGGCCGGATGCCCCGAAGAAGGACCCACCGAGGCCGGGGAACCCTTCACCGTCATGGTCACGGTGACCCTGGAGGACTTGAAGCACGGCACCGGATACGGGCTCCTGCACGGGCAGGAGTCCTACTCCGCCGCCCAAATCCGGCGCATGGCCTGCGACGCGTATGTCGTGCCCGCGGTCCTGGGCAGCAAGGGCGAGATCCTGGACATCGGGCAACGCACCCGCGCGGTACCCCTGGCCATCCGGCGCGCGCTTGTCCCTGCGGGACCGCGGATGCGCTTTCCCGGGATGCCGGAAAAAACCCAAGCAATGCGACGCCCATCACGTGATCCACGTGCGCCATGA
- a CDS encoding cytochrome P450, with translation MPSADPIDVGPQEAVGALLSTTGRTNPYPYYDILRTQAPVLPFGNFVILSRYADCDRVLRDPNFEVEHAGYLDQSFPGWREHSSVALLRESMLFTPSSGHERVRKLAGHAFTQRRIAGLRDTVTELATAAAERLAELGADGAPVDFMAEFAVRLPVAVAGELLGVPADDRAWLRTQVTDLSVALEAMPNEDEIAVADGAADRLRDYLAEQAAQRRRSPRSDLISALVENSTERDLSERELTANLVLLLAAGFETTSNLLGNGLAALLAHPNAMAALREQPELAPSYVEEMLRYDTPVHVTSRWAEADTEIAGVPVARHREAILLLGAACRDPERFAEPDRFRPDRQGNQPLSFGAGPHFCLGAALARLQAQVAFPVLLSRFPGLAAAAEPVRRDRLTMNGYAELPIGTR, from the coding sequence ATGCCGTCCGCCGATCCGATCGACGTCGGTCCGCAGGAAGCCGTCGGCGCGCTGCTGAGCACCACCGGCCGGACGAATCCCTATCCCTACTACGACATCCTGCGCACCCAGGCACCCGTGCTCCCGTTCGGGAACTTCGTCATCCTCAGCCGGTACGCCGACTGCGACCGGGTGCTGCGCGACCCGAACTTCGAGGTTGAGCACGCGGGCTACCTCGACCAGAGCTTTCCCGGCTGGCGCGAGCACTCCTCGGTCGCGCTACTACGGGAGTCGATGCTGTTCACGCCGTCCTCAGGGCACGAACGTGTCCGCAAGCTGGCCGGTCACGCCTTCACCCAGCGCCGGATCGCCGGGCTCAGGGACACGGTGACCGAACTGGCCACCGCGGCGGCCGAGCGGCTGGCCGAACTCGGTGCGGACGGCGCTCCGGTCGACTTCATGGCCGAGTTCGCGGTCCGCCTGCCGGTGGCGGTGGCCGGTGAGTTGCTCGGCGTCCCCGCCGACGATCGGGCCTGGTTACGTACCCAGGTCACGGACCTGTCGGTCGCGCTGGAGGCGATGCCGAACGAGGACGAGATCGCGGTCGCGGACGGTGCGGCGGACCGGCTCCGGGACTACCTTGCCGAGCAGGCCGCGCAGCGCCGCCGGTCTCCCCGGTCGGATCTGATCAGTGCGCTGGTCGAGAACTCGACCGAACGCGATCTGTCCGAACGGGAACTGACCGCCAACCTCGTGCTGCTGCTCGCCGCCGGGTTCGAGACCACCAGCAACCTGCTCGGTAACGGCCTCGCCGCACTGCTGGCACATCCGAATGCCATGGCCGCCCTGCGCGAGCAACCAGAACTCGCCCCCAGCTATGTCGAGGAGATGCTGCGCTACGACACCCCGGTGCACGTAACCTCGCGCTGGGCGGAGGCGGACACCGAGATCGCCGGAGTGCCGGTCGCCCGGCACCGGGAGGCAATCCTGCTACTCGGTGCCGCCTGCCGTGATCCGGAACGGTTCGCCGAACCGGACCGGTTCCGCCCGGACCGCCAAGGCAACCAACCACTGAGCTTCGGCGCGGGCCCGCATTTCTGCCTGGGCGCGGCACTCGCTCGGCTGCAGGCACAGGTCGCGTTTCCGGTGCTGTTGAGCCGTTTCCCTGGCCTGGCCGCGGCGGCGGAACCGGTCCGCAGGGATCGGCTGACCATGAACGGGTATGCCGAGTTGCCGATCGGCACGAGGTGA
- a CDS encoding acyl-CoA thioesterase, which yields MGNLGSDTAVEPIGEDHYRAKLSPDWAMWGPNGGYLAAIALRTAAAATKLAQPASMTCSFLGTASFDPVELRVTRLRSGRRAESLRVGMFQDDRQIVEASVWTVAAGLEGPERQWRHPPDAPPPDQLTSMAERVAAAGGKPIPLWRNYEIRPVGELPIGPDRPAGEPNGLAWLRFVPQADFPEDPWLQACRSVIAMDIIGFPSVAQGFPANELTFIAPTLDLQLTFHGATPAGDWLLIDSEGLRTGAGLAGARAQIWAPDTGLVASGGQQMMMTVPRQEGR from the coding sequence ATGGGAAACCTGGGTTCCGATACCGCCGTCGAGCCGATCGGCGAGGACCATTACCGGGCCAAGCTCTCACCCGACTGGGCCATGTGGGGCCCGAACGGTGGCTACCTGGCCGCCATCGCGCTGCGCACCGCCGCGGCGGCCACGAAGCTGGCCCAGCCGGCCAGTATGACCTGCAGCTTCCTTGGTACCGCGAGCTTCGATCCGGTCGAGCTGCGGGTGACCCGGCTACGCAGCGGGCGGCGGGCGGAGTCGTTGCGGGTCGGCATGTTCCAGGATGACCGGCAGATCGTGGAGGCCTCCGTCTGGACGGTGGCCGCGGGATTGGAGGGGCCCGAACGGCAGTGGCGGCATCCGCCGGACGCGCCGCCACCGGACCAGCTCACGAGCATGGCCGAACGGGTCGCGGCGGCGGGTGGGAAGCCGATTCCACTGTGGCGGAACTACGAAATCCGACCGGTCGGCGAGCTGCCGATCGGCCCGGACCGGCCCGCTGGTGAGCCGAACGGCCTTGCCTGGCTGCGCTTCGTTCCGCAGGCGGACTTCCCAGAAGACCCGTGGCTACAAGCCTGCCGCAGCGTGATCGCCATGGACATCATCGGATTTCCTTCCGTGGCACAAGGTTTCCCCGCCAACGAGCTGACGTTCATCGCCCCGACACTGGATCTGCAGCTGACGTTCCACGGTGCGACACCCGCAGGCGACTGGCTGCTGATCGACTCCGAAGGGCTGCGCACCGGTGCCGGCCTGGCCGGGGCGCGGGCCCAGATCTGGGCGCCGGACACGGGCCTGGTCGCCAGTGGCGGGCAGCAGATGATGATGACCGTGCCCAGGCAGGAGGGGCGCTGA
- a CDS encoding FAD-dependent monooxygenase → MYDERTPVLIAGGGLVGLSMALFLGQHGVRPLLVERHSGTANHARTPGYNPRTMELFRSCGIEDAIRDADDWPVDKTGILWVETLAGEEIGWLEPPEFKADLSAFAEVTPSDWAVCRQDRLEPVLRTHAERLGGDLRFGTRLVSFEPDPEGVTVVIEDRDTGARRTVRADYLVDAEGTKSEIRRALGIEHVGAGVLDHRVSIWFRADLSQARRGRGVVLCMVRNPEVTGALRVTTGDQAALTVSYDPAKGESPEDFTPERCVQLIRAAVGVPDLPVSVEMVSPWDLAAGVAQRYRQGRVFLVGDSAHLMPPAGAYGANTGIQESHNLAWKLAFVLGGVADEALLDSYQAERRPVAELTMHETVARWRSWFAAGPHPGPDAEPVQLADDLGLMFGYGYRSAAVLAEKDTEATEATGDTVATLADPREPTGAPGVRAPHVWFAESVSADATLVSTTDLCRSAFVLLTDVTGEQWRRAALLLRDRLGVPLDCYLIGPGGDLRDVEGRWPDTFRIGAGGAVLLRPDGFVAWRERGRHPDRVHEQEHEQTLERVLRRLLHPGGDTS, encoded by the coding sequence ATGTACGATGAGAGGACGCCGGTGTTGATTGCCGGTGGCGGGCTCGTGGGCCTTTCCATGGCTCTGTTCCTCGGGCAGCACGGGGTGCGTCCGCTGCTGGTGGAGCGGCATTCCGGTACCGCCAACCACGCCCGCACCCCGGGTTACAACCCGCGCACCATGGAGCTGTTCCGTTCCTGCGGGATCGAGGACGCGATTCGGGACGCGGACGATTGGCCCGTGGACAAAACCGGCATTCTGTGGGTGGAAACCCTGGCGGGCGAGGAGATCGGCTGGCTGGAGCCCCCGGAGTTCAAAGCCGATCTGAGTGCCTTCGCCGAGGTGACCCCTTCCGACTGGGCGGTCTGCAGGCAGGACCGGCTGGAGCCGGTGCTGCGCACGCATGCCGAGCGGCTCGGCGGCGATCTCCGGTTCGGCACCAGGCTGGTGTCCTTCGAACCGGATCCGGAGGGGGTCACGGTGGTGATCGAGGACCGGGATACCGGGGCACGCCGCACCGTGCGCGCCGACTACCTGGTGGATGCCGAGGGCACCAAGAGCGAGATCCGGCGGGCGCTCGGGATCGAGCACGTCGGTGCCGGCGTGCTCGATCACCGGGTGAGTATCTGGTTCCGTGCCGATCTGAGCCAGGCGCGGCGCGGGCGGGGAGTGGTGCTGTGCATGGTCCGCAACCCCGAGGTGACCGGTGCGCTGCGGGTCACCACCGGCGACCAGGCCGCGCTCACCGTCAGTTATGACCCGGCCAAGGGCGAATCTCCGGAGGACTTCACCCCCGAGCGCTGCGTGCAGCTGATCCGGGCCGCCGTCGGGGTGCCGGACCTGCCGGTCTCGGTGGAGATGGTGAGCCCGTGGGACCTGGCGGCCGGAGTCGCCCAGCGTTACCGCCAGGGGCGGGTGTTCCTGGTCGGTGACTCCGCGCACCTGATGCCGCCCGCCGGTGCCTACGGCGCGAACACCGGGATCCAGGAGAGCCACAACCTCGCCTGGAAGCTCGCCTTCGTGCTGGGCGGGGTCGCCGACGAGGCGCTGCTGGACAGCTACCAGGCCGAGCGGCGGCCGGTCGCCGAGCTCACCATGCACGAGACCGTCGCCAGATGGCGTAGCTGGTTCGCCGCGGGCCCCCACCCCGGACCCGACGCCGAGCCGGTGCAACTGGCCGACGACCTGGGCCTGATGTTCGGGTACGGCTACCGGTCCGCGGCCGTGCTGGCCGAGAAGGACACCGAAGCCACCGAAGCCACCGGGGACACCGTGGCCACCCTGGCCGACCCGCGGGAGCCGACCGGAGCTCCCGGTGTCCGGGCACCGCATGTCTGGTTCGCCGAGAGCGTTTCCGCCGATGCCACCCTGGTGTCGACGACGGATCTGTGCCGGTCCGCTTTCGTCCTGCTCACCGACGTGACCGGGGAGCAGTGGCGGCGCGCGGCCCTGCTGCTGCGCGACCGGCTCGGGGTGCCGCTGGACTGCTATCTGATCGGGCCGGGCGGCGACCTGCGGGATGTCGAAGGCCGCTGGCCGGACACCTTCCGGATCGGCGCCGGGGGAGCGGTCCTCCTGCGGCCGGACGGGTTCGTGGCCTGGCGGGAACGGGGCCGGCACCCGGATCGGGTGCATGAGCAGGAGCACGAGCAGACACTGGAGCGGGTGCTGCGGCGGTTGCTGCACCCCGGTGGCGATACCTCCTGA
- a CDS encoding 3-oxoacyl-ACP synthase III family protein: MQVHVGLRGVGHAVGSAVVDNAEVASSLGLGPGWLTDRTGIVQRRVSGPDEDVLSLAGDAIRNACQDGALSLTEVGQETVLMHTQVGPVAFAPPAAQLLAGRLGCAELRVVGIDGMCAEPIAALELALLMLQARRCRRVILSTAADFLSLISPTDPDTVGLFGAGAGTIILESEDQAEPNFLVRSLYWETHPRHAGLGESFVLGSTQRETHASLDVGYYTMDGQRLAKVAIRTLPQVLKPTLDEAGWTLEDVDLVLAHQPNTKMLEIGIRALGLDADIVPMPVRTLGNLGPASLLVNLSLARDQGRLPAGSKVLLIAFGLGFSCGAAAVQL, encoded by the coding sequence GTGCAGGTTCACGTCGGTCTTCGAGGTGTCGGTCATGCCGTCGGCTCTGCCGTGGTCGACAACGCCGAAGTGGCGAGTTCGCTCGGCCTCGGCCCAGGATGGCTCACCGACCGCACCGGCATCGTGCAGCGGCGGGTGTCCGGCCCGGACGAGGATGTGCTCAGTCTGGCCGGCGACGCCATCCGGAACGCCTGCCAGGACGGAGCGCTGTCGCTGACCGAAGTCGGTCAGGAGACCGTGCTGATGCACACGCAGGTCGGTCCGGTCGCCTTCGCCCCGCCCGCCGCCCAGCTGCTCGCCGGCCGCCTCGGCTGCGCTGAACTCCGGGTCGTGGGCATCGACGGGATGTGCGCGGAGCCGATCGCGGCCCTCGAACTGGCGTTGCTGATGTTGCAGGCCCGCCGGTGCCGGCGGGTCATCCTTTCCACCGCGGCCGACTTCCTTTCGCTGATCAGTCCGACCGACCCGGACACCGTGGGTCTCTTCGGTGCGGGCGCGGGCACGATCATCCTGGAGTCCGAGGACCAGGCGGAGCCGAACTTCCTGGTGCGCAGCCTTTACTGGGAGACTCACCCCCGGCACGCCGGTCTCGGCGAGTCCTTTGTGCTCGGTAGCACGCAGCGGGAAACACACGCATCGCTGGACGTTGGTTACTACACAATGGACGGTCAGCGGCTCGCCAAGGTCGCCATCCGTACCCTGCCCCAGGTGCTCAAGCCCACTCTCGACGAGGCCGGGTGGACACTGGAGGACGTCGATCTCGTCCTGGCGCATCAGCCCAACACCAAGATGCTGGAGATCGGTATCCGGGCGCTCGGGCTGGACGCGGATATCGTGCCGATGCCGGTGCGCACGCTGGGAAACCTGGGGCCGGCGAGCCTGCTGGTCAACCTGTCGCTTGCCAGGGACCAGGGACGGCTGCCCGCGGGCTCCAAGGTGCTGCTGATCGCGTTCGGCCTCGGCTTCTCCTGTGGAGCCGCGGCCGTCCAACTCTGA
- a CDS encoding DUF397 domain-containing protein, which translates to MAQRDRQYPVDTEPEGLRWVRSSASDKGADAGECVEVAGTPGRVLVRDSKRPGPRLSFAPAAWSAFLVACAQRELPG; encoded by the coding sequence GTGGCTCAGCGGGACAGGCAGTACCCGGTTGACACCGAGCCGGAAGGGCTCAGGTGGGTGCGGAGCTCGGCGAGCGACAAGGGCGCGGACGCGGGCGAATGCGTCGAGGTCGCGGGTACCCCGGGCCGGGTGCTGGTACGGGACTCGAAACGCCCCGGCCCGCGGCTGTCCTTCGCCCCGGCCGCCTGGTCGGCCTTCCTGGTCGCCTGCGCGCAGCGGGAGTTACCGGGCTGA
- a CDS encoding helix-turn-helix domain-containing protein, which yields MTRAHSPLGSQRRLLAALREARDALKLTQKDVAEALEWSVSKLIRIENGSVGLSITDLKALLLHYGITDRDRVESYVELARESKQPAWWDQYRRTSPPEFVKFLGLEAAAIRIRQFQFRLVPGLLQVPAYTRSLVLDWTGDSEKAERGVVMRQTRQQRLADQELDHYFILDESVLYRRVTEPEGWREQLDHLRAVADQPNVRVQILPFKVGVVPGMQSSFAILELSDQLNDYALSLEQPDGDVLFDDVASAEKIADYVKLFFGLEKAALPAEETPRMIDRALARLEEE from the coding sequence ATGACGAGGGCGCATTCTCCGCTGGGCAGCCAACGGCGCTTGCTGGCGGCCCTGCGGGAGGCCCGGGACGCCCTGAAGCTCACCCAGAAGGATGTGGCGGAGGCGCTCGAGTGGTCGGTGTCGAAGCTCATCCGCATCGAGAACGGCTCGGTCGGCCTGTCGATCACCGACCTCAAGGCCCTGTTGCTGCACTACGGCATCACGGACCGGGACCGGGTCGAATCTTATGTCGAGCTCGCTCGGGAAAGTAAACAGCCGGCGTGGTGGGATCAGTACCGGCGCACCTCGCCGCCCGAGTTCGTCAAGTTCCTGGGGCTGGAGGCCGCCGCCATCCGCATCCGTCAGTTCCAGTTCCGGCTCGTGCCGGGGCTGCTGCAGGTGCCCGCGTACACGCGGTCATTGGTGCTGGACTGGACTGGGGACAGCGAAAAGGCCGAGCGGGGGGTGGTGATGCGGCAGACGAGGCAGCAGCGGCTGGCCGACCAGGAACTGGATCACTATTTCATTCTGGACGAGTCGGTGCTGTACCGGCGGGTCACCGAGCCCGAGGGATGGCGGGAGCAGCTGGACCATCTGCGTGCGGTTGCGGACCAGCCGAACGTGCGCGTTCAGATCCTGCCGTTCAAGGTCGGCGTGGTGCCCGGAATGCAGAGTTCGTTCGCGATTCTCGAACTCTCCGACCAGCTCAACGACTACGCGCTGTCCCTGGAACAGCCGGATGGGGACGTCCTGTTCGACGACGTCGCGAGTGCGGAGAAGATCGCCGACTACGTGAAGTTGTTCTTCGGGCTGGAGAAGGCCGCGCTGCCCGCGGAGGAAACCCCGCGCATGATCGATCGGGCACTGGCAAGGCTGGAGGAAGAATGA
- a CDS encoding toll/interleukin-1 receptor domain-containing protein: MQVTISYAHDDWGRAISQALVLALRQRGVDVLWDRDLPADNPTSLPEWIVNGVAGNPVICVLSPDYVRRFGRGDASAERKGVLFESRILLRRIFDHTEPEHCPVVPVADPGFSADLAPVVLKNLVIARFDPVSGDGVDVIVRRLLRLRHVHTADPGPAEIETNDVRPASPRSPRQVLRDLEATSPSTVDGLELVREWLSFAGKDEPCRAELTGGFSAIERIVKSAGDVNLMRVVSDRCLSAFPAGTLSDEEKQLKAKILIRGRAWHLYRAHELRAAEQAVHEGVELAKECGDRWLLALGRGSLGVLHHAIAVDSAGSAAEYHLDRAEDHAEAAGTMFAAMAGAGYQAGVCTKLLAQVWFSRHHRGQRGALRQASKLADRAVCLLAPDRARQYHELLILRAEIAVARGELSRAREFIGRAMGSLARYQADGASYVELLGCAHLARARLLLKEDGRDARREATKDAEIALKLFAELDLTYAVAGCRWLLIRLAPEPEGIYRGDVKMVERLFPDPRERLRAVEERARRIEEKAGNRWSRQAEWQDIVRKVRHHD; the protein is encoded by the coding sequence GTGCAGGTCACAATCAGCTATGCCCACGACGACTGGGGAAGGGCCATCAGCCAGGCGCTGGTGCTCGCCCTGCGACAACGTGGTGTGGACGTTCTCTGGGACCGCGACCTGCCCGCGGACAACCCGACGTCGCTGCCCGAGTGGATCGTCAACGGGGTCGCCGGGAACCCGGTGATCTGTGTGCTGTCCCCGGACTACGTGCGCAGGTTCGGCCGGGGTGACGCATCCGCCGAGCGCAAGGGCGTGCTCTTCGAGAGCCGCATCCTGCTGCGCCGGATCTTCGACCACACCGAACCCGAGCACTGCCCGGTGGTCCCGGTAGCCGATCCCGGCTTCTCCGCGGACCTCGCCCCCGTGGTGCTGAAGAACCTGGTGATCGCCCGTTTCGACCCGGTGAGCGGTGATGGGGTGGACGTGATCGTGCGCCGCCTGCTGCGGTTGCGGCATGTCCACACCGCCGATCCCGGGCCGGCCGAGATCGAGACCAACGACGTCCGGCCGGCCTCGCCCCGTTCCCCGCGGCAGGTGCTGCGGGACCTCGAGGCCACTTCTCCGTCTACAGTAGACGGACTGGAACTGGTGCGGGAGTGGCTTTCCTTCGCAGGCAAGGATGAACCGTGCCGGGCCGAGCTGACCGGGGGTTTCTCCGCGATCGAGCGGATCGTCAAGTCGGCGGGGGACGTGAACCTGATGCGCGTGGTCTCCGACCGGTGCCTGAGCGCCTTCCCGGCCGGCACGCTCTCGGATGAGGAAAAGCAGCTGAAGGCGAAGATACTGATCCGCGGCCGGGCCTGGCACCTGTACCGGGCGCACGAGTTGCGCGCGGCGGAGCAGGCGGTGCACGAGGGGGTCGAGCTGGCCAAGGAGTGCGGGGACCGGTGGCTGCTCGCGCTCGGCAGGGGGTCGCTCGGGGTGCTGCATCACGCCATCGCCGTGGACTCGGCTGGCAGCGCCGCCGAGTACCACCTGGATCGGGCGGAGGACCACGCGGAGGCCGCGGGCACCATGTTCGCGGCGATGGCGGGGGCCGGTTACCAGGCCGGGGTCTGCACCAAGCTGCTGGCCCAGGTGTGGTTCAGCAGGCATCACCGGGGTCAGCGGGGCGCGCTGCGGCAGGCGAGCAAGCTCGCCGACCGGGCCGTCTGCCTGCTCGCCCCCGATCGTGCCCGGCAGTATCACGAGTTGCTCATCCTGCGTGCGGAAATCGCGGTCGCACGGGGCGAGTTGTCCAGGGCGCGGGAGTTCATCGGCAGGGCCATGGGTTCGCTCGCCAGGTACCAGGCCGACGGAGCGTCCTATGTGGAGCTTCTGGGTTGCGCTCACCTGGCCCGTGCCCGGCTGCTACTGAAGGAGGACGGCCGGGACGCGAGGCGGGAGGCCACGAAGGACGCGGAGATCGCGCTGAAGCTGTTCGCCGAGCTCGACCTGACCTATGCCGTCGCGGGCTGCCGCTGGTTGCTGATCAGGCTCGCGCCGGAGCCGGAGGGCATCTACCGCGGAGACGTCAAGATGGTCGAACGGCTGTTTCCCGACCCGCGCGAGCGGTTGCGCGCGGTCGAGGAGCGGGCCCGGCGGATCGAGGAGAAGGCGGGCAACCGGTGGAGCCGGCAGGCCGAATGGCAGGACATCGTACGGAAGGTGCGGCATCACGACTGA
- a CDS encoding ATP-binding protein: MGGVGKSALAVHWAYRELDRFPDGQLHADLAGFDPSGRPASPLSVLHGFLAAFGVAPAALPVQLDAAAALYRSVLADKRVLVVLDNAADTDQVTPLLPAGSACAALVTSRNHLTGLRLRGARPVRLDVLSPAAAHELLTEQVDADLVGAEPEAVDVLVDCCAGLPLALAVVAARAAAGSQLPLSVVADDLRDTRYRLDALDAGDGSADLRAVLSWSYRALGQDEAGGFRLLGTAPVTDLGLPAAASLLGIPARLAARRLHALERKSLVHQQVPNRFRMHDLVRLYAAELADTLDPGTEQEAANRRLVDFYLHSAHAADRALYPHRTRTELPALAAGVVPQPCQDETTALAWFAAEYEQVRAAQRAAAQWDWAEQAWHLARALDTYQYLRGRLRENVETARTGVAAAERIGGTDLAALAHRQLGRALSRAGELDEALPHLELALSRAVESGDQTGQAHTHHDLARLHSLRGDHEQAVRHAGLALERYRASGNPVGEAHALNALGRQHTELGEHARAWRDCAAALALHEEHGNAAGAAATLDNLGLIATRTGHATEAERRYSRALELCRAQGNDFFAAEVTEHLGTLRLEHGRPEDGLRTLREAAELYAAQYRLAEAERVRGVVRAQS; encoded by the coding sequence GTGGGCGGGGTCGGCAAGTCCGCGCTGGCCGTGCACTGGGCATACCGCGAGCTCGATCGGTTCCCGGACGGGCAGCTCCACGCGGACCTTGCCGGTTTCGACCCCTCCGGCAGGCCCGCCTCCCCGCTTTCCGTGCTGCACGGCTTCCTGGCGGCCTTCGGGGTGGCCCCGGCCGCCCTGCCGGTGCAGCTGGACGCGGCGGCGGCCCTCTACCGCAGCGTGCTCGCGGACAAGCGGGTACTGGTGGTGCTGGACAACGCGGCCGACACCGACCAGGTCACACCGTTGCTGCCGGCAGGCTCGGCCTGCGCCGCACTCGTGACCAGCCGCAACCATCTGACCGGGCTCCGGTTGCGCGGGGCACGCCCGGTACGGCTCGACGTACTGTCCCCTGCCGCCGCACACGAGTTGCTGACCGAGCAGGTGGACGCGGATCTGGTAGGTGCCGAGCCGGAAGCCGTGGATGTCCTGGTGGACTGCTGCGCGGGGCTGCCCCTGGCACTGGCGGTGGTGGCGGCACGGGCGGCGGCAGGATCCCAGCTGCCGCTCTCGGTGGTGGCCGACGACCTGCGGGACACCAGGTACCGCCTGGACGCACTGGACGCGGGTGACGGTTCGGCCGACCTGCGCGCCGTACTGTCCTGGTCGTACCGGGCGCTGGGTCAGGACGAGGCAGGCGGGTTCCGGCTGCTCGGCACCGCGCCGGTCACCGATCTCGGGCTGCCGGCCGCCGCGAGCCTGCTCGGCATTCCGGCGCGGCTCGCCGCAAGGCGGCTGCACGCACTCGAGCGGAAAAGCCTGGTGCACCAGCAGGTGCCGAACCGCTTCCGGATGCACGACCTGGTCCGGCTGTACGCCGCCGAGCTGGCGGACACGCTCGATCCCGGCACCGAGCAGGAAGCGGCGAACCGGCGGCTGGTGGACTTCTACCTGCACTCGGCGCATGCCGCCGACCGGGCGCTCTATCCGCACCGCACCCGCACCGAGCTGCCCGCGCTCGCGGCCGGGGTCGTCCCGCAGCCTTGCCAGGACGAGACCACGGCACTGGCCTGGTTCGCCGCCGAGTACGAGCAGGTGCGGGCGGCGCAGCGGGCCGCGGCGCAGTGGGACTGGGCGGAGCAGGCCTGGCATCTCGCTCGCGCCCTGGACACCTACCAGTACCTGCGTGGCCGGTTGCGGGAGAACGTCGAGACCGCGCGAACGGGGGTGGCTGCGGCCGAGCGGATCGGTGGCACCGACCTCGCGGCCCTCGCGCATCGCCAGCTGGGCCGGGCACTCAGCAGGGCGGGCGAGCTGGACGAGGCCCTGCCGCACCTGGAGCTCGCGCTCTCCCGCGCCGTCGAGTCCGGTGACCAGACCGGGCAGGCGCACACCCACCACGACCTCGCCCGGCTGCACTCGCTGCGCGGCGACCATGAGCAGGCCGTCCGGCACGCCGGCCTGGCACTGGAGCGATACCGGGCGAGTGGGAACCCGGTCGGCGAGGCACACGCGCTGAACGCCCTCGGCCGCCAGCACACCGAACTCGGCGAGCACGCCCGCGCGTGGCGGGACTGTGCCGCCGCACTGGCCCTGCACGAGGAACACGGCAATGCCGCTGGCGCGGCGGCGACCCTGGACAACCTCGGCCTGATCGCCACCCGGACGGGTCACGCGACGGAAGCGGAGCGGCGGTACTCCCGGGCGCTGGAACTGTGCCGCGCGCAGGGCAACGACTTCTTCGCGGCGGAGGTCACCGAGCACCTCGGCACGCTCCGGCTGGAGCACGGCCGTCCCGAGGACGGCCTGCGCACGCTGCGCGAGGCCGCCGAGCTCTATGCCGCGCAGTACCGCCTCGCCGAAGCCGAGCGGGTGCGCGGCGTGGTCCGGGCTCAGTCGTGA